CCGGCCCGAGCCGCTGATCCTCTGCGTTGGTCAGCCAGACCTGCCCGCCCCCGTCACCGGCCACAAGATGACCCAGCGGCGCATCGACCTGCTGTCGATCGAGCAGAACGCCTGGCTGCTGGCGGCGCGGGACCTGCGTTGCAAGGTGGTGTCGACACGTACCGAACTGGACTGGGCCATGAAGAACGGCCAGATCTGCGTCTGGGCGCCCTCGAAGATCGTGCTCGACGCGACGCATGGCCCCGGGGTGCAGCCCGCGGATTCGGTCGCCCTTGCCGCGTGGTTCGCCGCAGAGATGGAGGCCACGGAGATGGTCGTTCTGGGCGAGGCCGCACCGGCGCAGGCGGACGTGCCCCTGCGCGCCCTGGAGCTGAGCGACGACCCGTTCTGACCGGCAGTCTGGTTGTGAGCCACCGCTGACGGGCAGTTCGGCCGCCGCTTGTAACATGGCGTGAGCGCTTTCGGCGACGGTCTGCCAGCCGGTCCCGCCGCCGGAGGCCTGCCTCCCTTGCCAAGTCTGGCCCGATCGGTCAGTCACTTCGGCCATGACAGAGTATTACAGGCCCATCGTCCGCTTCGGTCCCGACCGCCCCGAGGGCGCCCTGCCCCTTGCCGGCGGCCCCGGCTGGTTTTCCGAGGTCCAGCACCGAAGCCGCGACACTGCCCCCCATACCCTGCCCGCGCAGGACCTGCCCCCGGACTGGCACCAGCGCCTGTCCGCGCCGCGCGCCGCGGTCGCCGGGCTGGACATGAGACGGGGAAATGTCATGGGCATCCTGAACGTCACGCCCGACAGTTTTTCCGACGGTGGCAGCCACCAGACCGCCAATTCGGCGCTGAACCGGGCGCGCGCCATGGTCGCGGCAGGCGCCGACATGATCGATGTCGGCGGCGAAAGCACCCGGCCCGGCGCCGCCACGGTCCCGCCCGAGGCAGAGATCGCGCGGATCGAGCCGGTGATCCGCGCGATCAGCCACGAGGTGCCGGTGCCGGTCTCGATCGACACGCGAAAGTCCAGCGTCGCCGAGGCGGCGGTCGAGGCCGGGGCGGCGCTGGTCAATGACGTTTCGGGCTTCACCTACGATCCGATGCTGGGACACTTCTGCCAGACCCGCGGCCTGCCGGTCTGCGTCATGCACGCGCTTGGCGACCCGGAAACCATGCAGGACGATCCGCGCTACGACGATGTGCTGTTGGACGTCTACGACTTCCTCGAGGGGCAGGTTTCGGCGCTGGAACAAAGCGGCATCCCCCGCG
This region of Ponticoccus alexandrii genomic DNA includes:
- the folP gene encoding dihydropteroate synthase, which codes for MTEYYRPIVRFGPDRPEGALPLAGGPGWFSEVQHRSRDTAPHTLPAQDLPPDWHQRLSAPRAAVAGLDMRRGNVMGILNVTPDSFSDGGSHQTANSALNRARAMVAAGADMIDVGGESTRPGAATVPPEAEIARIEPVIRAISHEVPVPVSIDTRKSSVAEAAVEAGAALVNDVSGFTYDPMLGHFCQTRGLPVCVMHALGDPETMQDDPRYDDVLLDVYDFLEGQVSALEQSGIPRDRVVVDPGIGFGKTMAHNLTLMHNVSLFHGLGCPVLVGASRKGFIGKLSGAAHPAERVAGSVAAALAAAAEGVQILRVHDVAETAEALRVWRAIAHGEA